One stretch of Prunus persica cultivar Lovell chromosome G1, Prunus_persica_NCBIv2, whole genome shotgun sequence DNA includes these proteins:
- the LOC18792338 gene encoding protein FREE1 isoform X1, producing the protein MQHGDYTSAPYYQYPPLQNPNPNPIPNPTDPHQNPYASAPPFTTSDYSLYSQSYPPYSLNPDPAPPTAPSYTPPPISNPNLQTFNPTPQPPSFPPFETHAPYQPPPQQQSYHPPYDQNQSAPSYATLPPTIPANPNHNSNPSSPYSSAYSGPFSQPPSSVPPVYENPYESSVKFEHGGVGSSYLDDRYGSYNRTRSDLGSDLYGKRYDSGRDEAYGDGVYAYQGDKVEPYGARGTAPKSSGSSLFDDYGRSISFPSGKNSSVSSGKIVRAVPKADTQEDAKSGVLKFRVKLLAESGGQSTMDVLCQIGLDGIRMLDPATSRTLRIYPLETVTRCEVTDSSTFAFWSKSSVDIEPRRIRLQSNSYTTNTLLDTVTAATVQLKEMGGRIKPTESLKPSEQSAERKKGLTDWMNIIKPGNEEKDHWVPDEAVTKCTACGTDFGAFIRKHHCRNCGDIFCDKCTHGRIALTADENAPQVRVCDRCLGTRSVVQAEVTQRLSNAKEVSSKPAGLQSHEDLAKKLQEEMEKNRKESSGSKSDGSGRRMREVACPTCTVHLQVQVPSSGSETIECGVCQNPFLVSAH; encoded by the exons ATGCAACACGGAGATTACACCTCCGCTCCATATTACCAATACCCTCCGcttcaaaaccctaaccctaacccTATTCCTAACCCCACCGATCCCCACCAGAACCCCTACGCCTCTGCACCACCTTTTACCACCTCCGATTACTCGCTTTATTCCCAATCTTACCCTCCGTATTCTCTGAATCCCGATCCTGCCCCTCCCACCGCTCCTTCCTATACCCCTCCTCCAATCTCCAACCCTAATTTGCAAACCTTCAATCCCACACCTCAACCACCTTCTTTCCCTCCCTTTGAGACCCATGCGCCCTATCAACCGCCGCCTCAGCAGCAATCGTATCATCCGCCATACGATCAGAATCAATCGGCTCCCAGTTATGCCACTTTGCCACCGACAATTCCCGCAAACCCTAACCATAATTCCAATCCCTCTTCTCCTTATTCGTCCGCTTACTCAGGCCCGTTTTCTCAACCTCCCTCCTCAGTCCCGCCTGTATATGAAAATCCCTACGAAAGTTCTGTGAAATTCGAGCACGGCGGTGTTGGCAGTTCCTATTTAGATGATAGGTACGGAAGCTACAACCGGACCCGATCCGATTTGGGATCGGATCTATATGGGAAGCGGTATGATTCAGGTCGGGATGAAGCGTACGGCGACGGTGTTTATGCTTACCAAGGTGACAAGGTGGAGCCATACGGGGCTCGTGGCACAGCACCCAAGTCTTCAGGCTCGTCTTTATTCGATGACTACGGCAGGTCGATCAGTTTCCCTTCTGGGAAGAACTCATCAGTGAGCTCCGGCAAGATCGTGCGGGCAGTACCGAAGGCCGATACTCAAGAAGACGCGAAGAGTGGGGTGCTTAAGTTCCGGGTCAAGCTGTTGGCTGAAAGTGGAGGACAGAGCACCATGGATGTTCTTTGTCAG ATTGGTTTGGATGGTATTCGTATGCTTGATCCTGCTACTAGTCGGACATTGAGAATATATCCCCTCGAGACCGTTACAAGATGTGAA GTAACTGATTCCTCTACATTTGCATTTTGGTCAAAGAGCTCTGTCGATATTGAGCCAAGACGTATTAGATTGCAGTCAAATAGTTACACCACCAACACCCTTTTGGATACAGTGACTGCTGCGACTGTACAG CTTAAGGAAATGGGTGGAAGAATCAAGCCAACTGAATCTTTAAAGCCAAGTGAACAGTCtgcagagagaaagaaaggattAACTGATTGGATGAACATTATAAAACCAGGAAACGAGGAGAAAGATCATTGG gTTCCTGATGAAGCAGTTACAAAATGTACAGCATGTGGGACAGATTTTGGGGCATTTATCCGTAAG CATCACTGCCGGAACTGTGGAGATATTTTCTGTGACAAGTGTACCCATGGCAGAATTGCATTAACTGCTGATGAGAATGCTCCGCAGGTTCGAGTTTGTGACCGATGCTTG GGAACTAGGTCAGTTGTTCAG GCTGAAGTGACTCAGAGGCTGAGTAATGCTAAGGAAGTATCTAGTAAACCTGCAGGATTGCAGAGTCATGAGGATCTTGCCAAGAAGCTTCAG GAGGAGATGGAAAAGAATCGCAAGGAATCCTCAG GTTCAAAGTCTGATGGATCTGGAAGGCGGATGAGAGAGGTTGCCTGTCCGACATGCACGGTCCACTTGCAG GTTCAAGTTCCCAGCTCAGGTTCGGAGACCATCGAATGTGGGGTTTGCCAGAATCCATTTCTTGTGAGTGCTCATTGA
- the LOC18792338 gene encoding protein FREE1 isoform X2, whose amino-acid sequence MQHGDYTSAPYYQYPPLQNPNPNPIPNPTDPHQNPYASAPPFTTSDYSLYSQSYPPYSLNPDPAPPTAPSYTPPPISNPNLQTFNPTPQPPSFPPFETHAPYQPPPQQQSYHPPYDQNQSAPSYATLPPTIPANPNHNSNPSSPYSSAYSGPFSQPPSSVPPVYENPYESSVKFEHGGVGSSYLDDRYGSYNRTRSDLGSDLYGKRYDSGRDEAYGDGVYAYQGDKVEPYGARGTAPKSSGSSLFDDYGRSISFPSGKNSSVSSGKIVRAVPKADTQEDAKSGVLKFRVKLLAESGGQSTMDVLCQIGLDGIRMLDPATSRTLRIYPLETVTRCEVTDSSTFAFWSKSSVDIEPRRIRLQSNSYTTNTLLDTVTAATVQLKEMGGRIKPTESLKPSEQSAERKKGLTDWMNIIKPGNEEKDHWVPDEAVTKCTACGTDFGAFIRKHHCRNCGDIFCDKCTHGRIALTADENAPQVRVCDRCLAEVTQRLSNAKEVSSKPAGLQSHEDLAKKLQEEMEKNRKESSGSKSDGSGRRMREVACPTCTVHLQVQVPSSGSETIECGVCQNPFLVSAH is encoded by the exons ATGCAACACGGAGATTACACCTCCGCTCCATATTACCAATACCCTCCGcttcaaaaccctaaccctaacccTATTCCTAACCCCACCGATCCCCACCAGAACCCCTACGCCTCTGCACCACCTTTTACCACCTCCGATTACTCGCTTTATTCCCAATCTTACCCTCCGTATTCTCTGAATCCCGATCCTGCCCCTCCCACCGCTCCTTCCTATACCCCTCCTCCAATCTCCAACCCTAATTTGCAAACCTTCAATCCCACACCTCAACCACCTTCTTTCCCTCCCTTTGAGACCCATGCGCCCTATCAACCGCCGCCTCAGCAGCAATCGTATCATCCGCCATACGATCAGAATCAATCGGCTCCCAGTTATGCCACTTTGCCACCGACAATTCCCGCAAACCCTAACCATAATTCCAATCCCTCTTCTCCTTATTCGTCCGCTTACTCAGGCCCGTTTTCTCAACCTCCCTCCTCAGTCCCGCCTGTATATGAAAATCCCTACGAAAGTTCTGTGAAATTCGAGCACGGCGGTGTTGGCAGTTCCTATTTAGATGATAGGTACGGAAGCTACAACCGGACCCGATCCGATTTGGGATCGGATCTATATGGGAAGCGGTATGATTCAGGTCGGGATGAAGCGTACGGCGACGGTGTTTATGCTTACCAAGGTGACAAGGTGGAGCCATACGGGGCTCGTGGCACAGCACCCAAGTCTTCAGGCTCGTCTTTATTCGATGACTACGGCAGGTCGATCAGTTTCCCTTCTGGGAAGAACTCATCAGTGAGCTCCGGCAAGATCGTGCGGGCAGTACCGAAGGCCGATACTCAAGAAGACGCGAAGAGTGGGGTGCTTAAGTTCCGGGTCAAGCTGTTGGCTGAAAGTGGAGGACAGAGCACCATGGATGTTCTTTGTCAG ATTGGTTTGGATGGTATTCGTATGCTTGATCCTGCTACTAGTCGGACATTGAGAATATATCCCCTCGAGACCGTTACAAGATGTGAA GTAACTGATTCCTCTACATTTGCATTTTGGTCAAAGAGCTCTGTCGATATTGAGCCAAGACGTATTAGATTGCAGTCAAATAGTTACACCACCAACACCCTTTTGGATACAGTGACTGCTGCGACTGTACAG CTTAAGGAAATGGGTGGAAGAATCAAGCCAACTGAATCTTTAAAGCCAAGTGAACAGTCtgcagagagaaagaaaggattAACTGATTGGATGAACATTATAAAACCAGGAAACGAGGAGAAAGATCATTGG gTTCCTGATGAAGCAGTTACAAAATGTACAGCATGTGGGACAGATTTTGGGGCATTTATCCGTAAG CATCACTGCCGGAACTGTGGAGATATTTTCTGTGACAAGTGTACCCATGGCAGAATTGCATTAACTGCTGATGAGAATGCTCCGCAGGTTCGAGTTTGTGACCGATGCTTG GCTGAAGTGACTCAGAGGCTGAGTAATGCTAAGGAAGTATCTAGTAAACCTGCAGGATTGCAGAGTCATGAGGATCTTGCCAAGAAGCTTCAG GAGGAGATGGAAAAGAATCGCAAGGAATCCTCAG GTTCAAAGTCTGATGGATCTGGAAGGCGGATGAGAGAGGTTGCCTGTCCGACATGCACGGTCCACTTGCAG GTTCAAGTTCCCAGCTCAGGTTCGGAGACCATCGAATGTGGGGTTTGCCAGAATCCATTTCTTGTGAGTGCTCATTGA
- the LOC109949527 gene encoding GDSL esterase/lipase EXL3-like, which yields MGVGFFFMEFSSSSSSQSKSQLIVYVCLVVFGLFHYPTITVEAAVKLPPGQTIPAVIVFGDSIMDTGNNNNLKSLIKCNFSPYGRDFQGHKPTGRFGNGKVPSDFIVEELGIKKYLPAYLDPSLRPEDLATGVCFASGGTGYDPMTPQIASVISLSDQLSMFKEYIGKLKGIVGEERTNFILSNALFLVVAGSDDLANTYFTIRARKAQYDVPAYTDLMVNSASSFVKELYGLGARRIGLFSAPPIGCVPSQRTLGGGLARDCAEEYNEAAKLFNAKLSRSLNSLNTALPNSRVVYVDVYNPLLDIILNPAKTGFKVAEKGCCGTGIIEVAVLCNKYDATCANANDYVFWDSYHPTERTYSVLIPPLLRRYVNDFLLGN from the exons ATGGGAGTGGGATTCTTCTTTATGGagttttcatcttcttcctcctcccaaTCTAAGTCCCAGTTGATAGTATATGTTTGTCTTGTAGTTTTTGGTCTCTTCCATTACCCCACAATTACAGTAGAGGCTGCCGTGAAGCTACCTCCAGGCCAGACAATTCCAGCGGTCATCGTGTTCGGTGATTCTATAATGGACACgggcaacaacaacaatcttAAGTCTCTTATTAAGTGCAATTTCTCTCCTTATGGAAGAGATTTCCAGGGACACAAGCCAACAGGCAGATTTGGCAATGGAAAAGTGCCCTCTGACTTCATAG TGGAAGAACTGGGAATCAAAAAGTATTTGCCGGCGTATTTAGATCCTAGTCTACGGCCTGAAGATCTGGCAACGGGAGTCTGCTTTGCTTCAGGTGGCACGGGATACGACCCAATGACACCCCAAATAGCG TCAGTTATATCACTGTCGGATCAGTTGTCAATGTTCAAGGAGTATATAGGGAAGCTTAAAGGCATTGTTGGAGAAGAGAGAACCAACTTCATTCTATCCAACGCTCTGTTTCTGGTGGTGGCTGGCAGCGACGACCTTGCCAACACCTATTTTACCATTCGCGCAAGAAAAGCACAGTATGATGTTCCTGCTTACACCGACCTTATGGTCAACTCCGCGTCTAGTTTCGTCAAG GAATTGTACGGACTTGGCGCGAGAAGGATTGGTCTGTTCAGTGCACCACCAATAGGATGTGTGCCTTCACAAAGAACATTAGGTGGAGGATTAGCAAGAGACTGCGCCGAAGAATACAATGAAGCAGCAAAGTTATTCAACGCTAAACTTTCCCGGTCTCTCAACTCCTTAAACACAGCCCTCCCAAACAGCAGAGTGGTCTACGTGGATGTCTACAATCCTCTACTGGATATCATTCTCAACCCTGCCAAGACTG GGTTTAAAGTTGCGGAGAAAGGATGCTGTGGGACTGGGATCATAGAGGTAGCAGTGTTATGCAACAAGTACGATGCCACGTGCGCAAATGCAAATGATTATGTGTTTTGGGATAGTTACCATCCTACAGAACGGACCTACAGTGTGCTGATTCCTCCACTACTCCGAAGATATGTAAACGATTTCCTTCTTGGCAACTGA